GTTCTCCATGAAGCTGACGCCCTTGCCCTTGATGGTATTGGAGATGATGACGGTGGGCTTCAAGGTGGCGGCGCGCGCCTCGGCCAGCGCCGGCAGCACCTGCCGGATATCGTTGCCGTCGATCTCGACGGGGTTCCAGCCGAAGGCCAGCCACTTCTCGGCCAGCGGCGAGAGGTCGAGGATCTTGTGAGTGAAGTCGTCGAGCTGCTGGCGGTTGTTGTCCACGATGACGGTGAGGTTCGCAAGCTTGTGGAAGCCGGCGAACATGGCGGCCTCCCACACCTGGCCTTCCTGCGCCTCGCCGTCGCCGATCATCACGAAGGTGTGGAAGTCCTTCTTGTCCAGGCGCGCGGCCAGTGCCATGCCGATGCCGATGGAGACGCCCTGGCCCAGCGATCCAGTGGAGGCCTCGAGGATGGGGAGCATGCGCTTGTCGGGATGTCCTTGCAGCGGCGAGCCCAGCTTGCGCAGGGTCATCAGGAGCGCGGGATCGATGTAGCCGGCTTGGGCGTAGGTGGCGTAGAGCACCGGACAGCCGTGTCCCTTGGAAAGGATGAAGCGGTCGCGGTCCGGCCATTGCGGGTTCTTGGGATCGTGGCGCAGCACGCCCCCGAAATACAGACCCACCAGCACCTCCACCGCGGACAGCGAGCCGCCGGGATGCCCGCTGCCGGCCGCGCCGATCATCTTCACGATGTCGATGCGCAGGCGGTTGGCGATGCGCTTCAGCTCATCCACCGAGACTTTCCGATCTGTCATTACCGGGGTTTCTCTCCCGCAGCCACTTTGCGTGACTGCTCCAGGGACCGATCCGAGGCCGGCTGGTAACCGCGAGTCTGGGCGGTGGGCGTCGGGGCCTCACGCAACTTGCGCACCAGGTACTTGCCACGGCCGGTCAGGAACCGCGCCAGCTTGCCGGAGACGGCCTTCAGCAAGACACGGTCCTCGCCGCTGAAGCCGTTGACGCGCTCGCTCTCCGCGTCCAGCACGCCGATCACCCGCCCTGCGATCTTGATCGGGGTCGCGATCTCGGACTTGGTCTGCTGGAAGCAGCGGAGGTAGGTCGTGTCGGCTTCGACGTCGGGCACCACGCGTGCATGGCCGTCTTGCGCCGCCGAGCCCACGTTGCCCCGGCCCAGGGCGATCGAGGCGCACGGTTCCTGTTCCGCTTCCGGCCCGCAGAACGCCGTCCGCACCGCCTGGTCCGCTTTGACCAGATAGATGGCTACCCAGAAATAATGGCGGTCGTCATGAAGGATGCGGGTGATCTCCTGCAGCGTCTCGGTGTGCTGTACCGGGCGGTCGTCGGCGATGGCTCGCTCGACGGCTGCCAGTACATCGCGGGCAGAGCGATAGCGTTTCATCCACGGTCCTAAAGGAGAGATTGAAGGGAACGCCGCTAGTGTAACCGTGCTGTCATGGGCGGTCAACGAGATGCTCATGCATCATTTTCGATGCAATCGCCTTAGGGAATGGCCGGCTCCACCTGGGGAGCGGTCGCCTTCGCCGCGACCGGGGCCTTGGGGAACCACTGGCGGATGGTGGGCAGGGCCGCGCGCGCAGCCGCTTCCCCGATCTGTACCAATTCCCTGGAGCGGTCGAAGCAGTCGTAGGCAAAGCCGGTCACGTCGGGCTCCAGCACGATATCGGCGTCCTTCTGCCAGATCGCCGACATGCGTGACTGGGCGATGGAGAAGCACTGCCCGATGACGTCGAAGACGTGGCGCGGGCCGCTGCAACCGTCCATCAGGTTGGAGCGCAGGAAGACGGCAATCACGCGGTCGGCGCCCCCTTTGCGCAACGGTTCGGTGGGCACGGCGTGGGCCAGCAGCCCGTCCACCAGCATCCGTCCCCCGATCTCCACCGGCAGGAACATCCCGGGATAGGCGCAGCTGGCGCGCACCGGGTCGATGAGCGGGCCACGGCGGAACAGGACCGGCTCGCCGGTCAGG
The Terriglobales bacterium DNA segment above includes these coding regions:
- a CDS encoding GAF domain-containing protein, whose translation is MKRYRSARDVLAAVERAIADDRPVQHTETLQEITRILHDDRHYFWVAIYLVKADQAVRTAFCGPEAEQEPCASIALGRGNVGSAAQDGHARVVPDVEADTTYLRCFQQTKSEIATPIKIAGRVIGVLDAESERVNGFSGEDRVLLKAVSGKLARFLTGRGKYLVRKLREAPTPTAQTRGYQPASDRSLEQSRKVAAGEKPR
- a CDS encoding patatin-like phospholipase family protein encodes the protein MSIFSRLARSAQAFRRELLRSDEGRISTPAPTSRPKVGLALGGGFARGLAHIGVLKVLEEARIPIDFVAGTSVGALVGAIYCSGVPAKEMEEIAALVRFRDFARWTVSRYGFASNDRMTVLLNKLLKVKTFEELRIPLAVTATDFLTGEPVLFRRGPLIDPVRASCAYPGMFLPVEIGGRMLVDGLLAHAVPTEPLRKGGADRVIAVFLRSNLMDGCSGPRHVFDVIGQCFSIAQSRMSAIWQKDADIVLEPDVTGFAYDCFDRSRELVQIGEAAARAALPTIRQWFPKAPVAAKATAPQVEPAIP
- a CDS encoding transketolase — encoded protein: MTDRKVSVDELKRIANRLRIDIVKMIGAAGSGHPGGSLSAVEVLVGLYFGGVLRHDPKNPQWPDRDRFILSKGHGCPVLYATYAQAGYIDPALLMTLRKLGSPLQGHPDKRMLPILEASTGSLGQGVSIGIGMALAARLDKKDFHTFVMIGDGEAQEGQVWEAAMFAGFHKLANLTVIVDNNRQQLDDFTHKILDLSPLAEKWLAFGWNPVEIDGNDIRQVLPALAEARAATLKPTVIISNTIKGKGVSFMENNIKWHGVAPKPEEVEAAVRELEAAGKQLAGASN